The following proteins are co-located in the Streptomyces sp. DT2A-34 genome:
- the rplB gene encoding 50S ribosomal protein L2 — MGIRKYKPTTPGRRGSSVADFVEVTRSTPEKSLVRPLHSKGGRNNSGRVTVRHQGGGHKRAYRVIDFRRHDKDGVPAKVAHIEYDPNRTARIALLHYADGEKRYILAPRNLQQGDRVENGPGADIKPGNNLALRNIPVGTTIHAIELRPGGGAKFARSAGASVQLLAKEGQMAHLRMPSGEIRLVDVRCRATVGEVGNAEQSNINWGKAGRKRWLGVRPTVRGVAMNPVDHPHGGGEGKTSGGRHPVSPWGQKEGRTRAPKKASNKYIVRRRKTNKKR, encoded by the coding sequence ATGGGAATCCGCAAGTACAAGCCGACTACGCCGGGCCGTCGTGGCTCCAGCGTCGCCGACTTCGTCGAGGTCACGCGGTCCACGCCGGAGAAGTCGTTGGTCCGCCCCCTGCACAGCAAGGGTGGCCGTAACAACTCCGGTCGTGTGACCGTCCGCCACCAGGGCGGTGGCCACAAGCGCGCCTACCGCGTGATCGACTTCCGTCGTCACGACAAGGACGGCGTGCCGGCGAAGGTCGCGCACATCGAGTACGACCCCAACCGCACCGCGCGCATCGCGCTGCTGCACTACGCCGACGGCGAGAAGCGCTACATCCTCGCCCCGCGCAACCTGCAGCAGGGTGACCGCGTCGAGAACGGTCCCGGGGCCGACATCAAGCCGGGCAACAACCTGGCGCTGCGCAACATCCCGGTCGGTACCACGATCCACGCGATCGAGCTCCGTCCCGGTGGCGGCGCCAAGTTCGCCCGCTCCGCCGGTGCCTCCGTGCAGCTGCTCGCGAAGGAGGGCCAGATGGCCCACCTGCGCATGCCCTCCGGTGAGATCCGCCTGGTCGACGTGCGCTGCCGCGCCACCGTCGGCGAGGTCGGCAACGCCGAGCAGAGCAACATCAACTGGGGCAAGGCCGGCCGCAAGCGCTGGCTGGGCGTTCGCCCGACCGTTCGCGGTGTGGCGATGAACCCGGTTGACCACCCGCACGGTGGTGGTGAGGGCAAGACCTCCGGTGGTCGCCACCCGGTCTCCCCGTGGGGTCAGAAGGAAGGTCGTACTCGTGCTCCCAAGAAGGCGAGCAACAAGTACATCGTCCGCCGCC
- the rplW gene encoding 50S ribosomal protein L23: MAIRHPAIASKAAKKAKAARVAKARRHAAEGKNTVVTPASKSFTDLRDILIKPVVSEKSYALLDENKYTFVVAPGSNKTQIKQAVETVFEVKVTGVNTINRQGKRKRTRTGFGQRASTKRAIVTLAEGDRIDIFGGPTA, translated from the coding sequence ATGGCTATCCGTCACCCCGCCATTGCCTCGAAGGCCGCGAAGAAGGCCAAGGCCGCTCGCGTCGCCAAGGCGCGTCGCCACGCCGCCGAGGGCAAGAACACCGTCGTCACGCCGGCGAGCAAGTCGTTCACGGACCTCCGTGACATCTTGATCAAGCCGGTCGTGTCCGAGAAGAGCTACGCGCTCCTCGACGAGAACAAGTACACGTTCGTCGTCGCCCCGGGCAGCAACAAGACCCAGATCAAGCAGGCCGTCGAGACGGTCTTCGAGGTCAAGGTCACCGGGGTCAACACGATCAACCGCCAGGGCAAGCGCAAGCGGACCCGCACGGGCTTCGGCCAGCGCGCGTCCACCAAGCGCGCGATCGTGACCCTCGCTGAGGGCGACCGTATCGACATCTTCGGCGGTCCGACCGCCTGA
- the rplD gene encoding 50S ribosomal protein L4 gives MSTVDILSPAGDKAGTVELPAEIFDVEKISVPLLHQVVVAQLAAARQGTHKTKTRGEVRGGGKKPYRQKGTGRARQGSTRAPQFAGGGVVHGPVPRDYSQRTPKKMKAAALRHALTDRARNNRIHVVSGVIEGEAPSTKAAKSLFGKISERKNLLLVVERADEAAWLSARNLPQVHILEPGQLNTYDVLVSDDVVFTQAAFESFVSGPKANDTEGSEA, from the coding sequence ATGAGCACTGTTGACATCCTTTCGCCGGCGGGCGACAAGGCCGGTACCGTCGAGCTCCCCGCGGAGATCTTCGACGTAGAGAAGATCAGCGTTCCGCTGCTTCACCAGGTCGTCGTCGCGCAGCTGGCCGCTGCCCGCCAGGGCACGCACAAGACCAAGACCCGTGGCGAGGTCCGTGGTGGTGGCAAGAAGCCTTACCGCCAGAAGGGCACCGGTCGCGCCCGTCAGGGTTCGACCCGCGCGCCGCAGTTCGCCGGTGGTGGCGTCGTGCACGGTCCCGTGCCGCGTGACTACTCGCAGCGGACCCCGAAGAAGATGAAGGCCGCGGCCCTGCGCCACGCCCTCACCGACCGGGCCCGCAACAACCGCATCCACGTCGTCTCCGGCGTGATCGAGGGCGAGGCACCCTCCACGAAGGCCGCCAAGAGCCTGTTCGGCAAGATCAGCGAGCGCAAGAACCTGCTCCTGGTCGTCGAGCGCGCCGACGAGGCCGCGTGGCTGTCCGCCCGCAACCTGCCCCAGGTCCACATCCTGGAGCCGGGCCAGCTGAACACGTACGACGTTCTCGTCTCGGACGACGTGGTCTTCACCCAGGCCGCGTTCGAGTCCTTCGTGTCGGGCCCGAAGGCCAATGACACCGAAGGGAGCGAGGCCTGA
- the rplC gene encoding 50S ribosomal protein L3, translated as MAKQIKGILGEKLGMTQVWDENNRVVPVTVVKAGPNVVTQVRTNDVDGYESVQIAFGEIDPRKVNKPLKGHFAKADVTPRRHLVEIRTADASEYTLGQEVTAEVFEAGVKVDVTGKSKGKGFAGVMKRHNFKGLGAGHGTQRKHRSPGSIGGCATPGRVFKGLRMAGRMGNERVTTQNLTVHAVDAEKGLLLIKGAVPGPNGGLVLVRTAAKGA; from the coding sequence ATGGCTAAGCAGATCAAGGGCATCCTGGGCGAGAAGCTCGGCATGACGCAGGTGTGGGACGAGAACAACCGTGTTGTTCCGGTCACCGTCGTCAAGGCCGGCCCCAACGTCGTGACCCAGGTGCGTACGAACGACGTCGACGGCTACGAGTCGGTCCAGATCGCCTTCGGCGAGATCGACCCGCGCAAGGTGAACAAGCCCCTCAAGGGTCACTTCGCCAAGGCCGACGTCACCCCCCGTCGTCACCTCGTCGAGATCCGCACCGCTGACGCCTCCGAGTACACGCTCGGCCAGGAAGTCACGGCCGAGGTCTTCGAGGCCGGCGTGAAGGTCGACGTCACCGGCAAGAGCAAGGGCAAGGGCTTCGCCGGTGTCATGAAGCGTCACAACTTCAAGGGCCTCGGCGCCGGACACGGCACCCAGCGCAAGCACCGCTCTCCCGGTTCCATCGGTGGCTGCGCCACCCCGGGCCGTGTGTTCAAGGGCCTCCGCATGGCGGGTCGCATGGGCAACGAGCGGGTCACCACCCAGAACCTGACCGTCCACGCCGTTGACGCGGAGAAGGGTCTGCTGCTCATCAAGGGCGCGGTTCCTGGTCCGAACGGCGGCCTCGTCCTGGTCCGCACCGCGGCCAAGGGGGCCTGA
- the rpsJ gene encoding 30S ribosomal protein S10, with protein MAGQKIRIRLKAYDHEVIDSSAKKIVETVTRTGASVAGPVPLPTEKNVYCVIKSPHKYKDSREHFEMRTHKRLIDILDPTPKTVDSLMRLDLPAGVDIEIKL; from the coding sequence ATGGCGGGACAGAAGATCCGCATCCGGCTCAAGGCCTACGACCACGAGGTCATCGACTCCTCGGCGAAGAAGATCGTCGAGACGGTGACGCGCACTGGTGCGTCGGTCGCGGGCCCGGTGCCGCTGCCCACTGAGAAGAACGTGTACTGCGTCATCAAGTCGCCGCACAAGTACAAGGACTCGCGCGAGCACTTCGAGATGCGCACGCACAAGCGCCTGATCGACATCCTCGACCCGACCCCCAAGACCGTTGACTCTCTGATGCGACTCGACCTCCCGGCCGGTGTCGACATCGAGATCAAGCTCTGA
- a CDS encoding adenylyltransferase/cytidyltransferase family protein, with protein MTGERLGYAPGVFDLFHVGHLNILRRARGHCDRLIAGVCSDDLVVRLKGRPPVVPLAERLQIVRSVRYVDETFVATVDDKIAIWKEVGFDVIFKGDDWLGTDVWTALETEFARVGVKVVYFPYTVHTSSTLLREALRLLGEQNPSGPASGQLAGPRPSGTVG; from the coding sequence TTGACAGGCGAACGTCTCGGCTACGCGCCAGGGGTCTTCGACCTCTTCCATGTGGGCCATCTGAACATCCTGCGCCGGGCGCGCGGGCACTGCGACCGGCTCATCGCCGGCGTCTGCTCGGACGACCTGGTGGTGCGCCTGAAAGGCAGGCCGCCGGTCGTCCCGCTCGCCGAGCGGCTGCAGATCGTTCGGAGTGTGCGCTATGTGGACGAGACGTTCGTCGCGACCGTGGACGACAAGATCGCGATCTGGAAGGAAGTCGGATTCGACGTCATCTTCAAAGGTGACGACTGGCTGGGCACGGACGTCTGGACGGCTCTCGAAACCGAGTTCGCGAGGGTGGGGGTGAAGGTCGTCTACTTCCCCTACACCGTGCACACCTCGAGCACGCTGCTACGGGAGGCGCTCCGCCTCCTCGGCGAGCAGAACCCCTCCGGGCCGGCCTCGGGACAGCTCGCGGGACCACGTCCGAGCGGGACAGTCGGCTGA
- a CDS encoding fibronectin type III domain-containing protein, whose amino-acid sequence MRLRKSTKRGLTTASAVALLAAASLITASSSAADGDEKTLTADRLATWQTDGIVWSIEYADGVVYVGGTFDKVRPPGAKRGQREVVRKNFAAFDAATGKLLPCAQPFSGAGDTVRALKASPDGEVLYVGGSFGKVGKAAASSAVALNTADCSLRKDFRPHMSSFVRAIEVTDSAVYLGGDFTVVNGQKRQRIAALAPDGSLLPFKARIDAPVRALLAAPEFGKLIVGGDFLEVNDEFEFKLVALRPATGTTVTSYPSWLPARSKVKALVRDATNFYVAAEGRGTGIFDGRIAGRLGNGDMVWKDTCLGATQALAVHNGVLYSGSHAHNCRDTPGGFPEFNQRQHFLAQSVRDRHILHWFPDTDGGTGEGNGPRALKMAGEVLWAGGEFTEVNGRRQQSLVRFSPGRDRGAPEEPPQLEASTSTAGKVTLSWRAAWDRDDAELKYLIYRDGKLVASPTQRSTEWNRPTMQHTDSVTPGSRHRYRIAVSDGDNTSPRSKALVVTAVADGRPKEQR is encoded by the coding sequence ATGCGCCTGAGAAAAAGCACGAAGAGAGGGCTCACCACGGCTTCGGCTGTGGCCCTCCTCGCGGCTGCCTCGCTCATCACCGCGTCGAGCTCAGCAGCCGACGGCGACGAAAAGACCCTGACCGCCGACCGTTTGGCGACCTGGCAGACCGACGGCATCGTGTGGTCGATCGAGTACGCGGACGGTGTCGTGTACGTCGGCGGGACCTTCGACAAGGTCCGTCCTCCGGGCGCGAAGCGCGGTCAGAGGGAGGTCGTACGCAAGAACTTCGCCGCGTTCGACGCCGCCACCGGCAAACTGCTGCCGTGCGCCCAGCCCTTCTCCGGCGCCGGTGACACCGTACGGGCGCTGAAGGCTTCCCCCGACGGCGAGGTGCTGTACGTCGGCGGCTCGTTCGGCAAGGTCGGCAAGGCCGCTGCCTCCAGTGCGGTCGCGCTCAACACGGCCGACTGCTCGCTGCGCAAGGACTTCCGGCCGCACATGTCGTCGTTCGTGCGGGCGATCGAGGTCACGGACTCCGCGGTCTATCTGGGCGGCGACTTCACGGTCGTCAACGGTCAGAAGCGGCAGCGCATCGCGGCGCTCGCGCCCGATGGTTCGCTGCTGCCGTTCAAGGCGCGGATCGACGCTCCCGTACGGGCCCTCCTCGCCGCACCCGAATTCGGCAAGCTCATCGTCGGCGGCGACTTCCTCGAGGTCAACGACGAGTTCGAGTTCAAGCTCGTCGCCCTGCGCCCCGCCACAGGCACGACGGTGACCTCGTACCCGAGCTGGCTGCCGGCGAGATCCAAGGTGAAGGCGCTGGTACGCGACGCGACCAACTTCTATGTGGCAGCCGAGGGCAGGGGAACCGGCATCTTCGACGGCCGCATCGCCGGCCGCCTCGGCAACGGCGACATGGTCTGGAAGGACACCTGCCTGGGCGCCACCCAGGCCCTCGCCGTGCACAACGGTGTGCTCTACAGCGGGTCCCACGCCCACAACTGCAGGGACACACCGGGCGGTTTCCCCGAGTTCAACCAGCGCCAGCACTTCCTGGCCCAATCGGTCCGTGACCGGCACATCCTGCACTGGTTCCCCGACACGGACGGCGGGACCGGCGAGGGCAACGGCCCCCGCGCGCTGAAGATGGCCGGTGAAGTCCTCTGGGCGGGCGGCGAGTTCACCGAGGTCAACGGCAGACGGCAGCAGAGCCTGGTCCGCTTCTCGCCCGGGCGCGACCGCGGAGCCCCGGAGGAGCCGCCCCAGCTCGAGGCCTCGACGTCGACCGCCGGGAAGGTCACGCTCAGCTGGCGTGCCGCATGGGACCGGGACGACGCGGAGCTGAAGTACCTGATCTACCGGGACGGCAAGCTCGTGGCCTCGCCCACGCAGCGGTCCACGGAGTGGAACCGCCCCACGATGCAGCACACCGACTCCGTCACCCCCGGCTCTCGCCATCGCTACCGGATCGCCGTCAGCGACGGCGACAACACCTCGCCCAGGTCGAAAGCGCTCGTAGTCACCGCGGTCGCCGACGGGCGTCCGAAGGAACAGCGTTGA